Genomic segment of Synchiropus splendidus isolate RoL2022-P1 chromosome 4, RoL_Sspl_1.0, whole genome shotgun sequence:
cctctgaataacaaccagttcttgatgcccatcctgcggcccATGTGTTTACACCGACAGCAACACAACGGatcgacgcacagattttgacgtcaacaaatttttgttgtcgacgttatcgatgaggtcaactaatcgttgcagtCTAGTGGAAACCAACAAATGCAATTTATTCCTGAAACTCTTAATGATAACTGCTTCTCTGGTTCAGGTGTCTTCTCAGGTCAAGCTGCTAAAAAAGTCCTAAATGACCTTGACTTGAATGTCAATACTCAGAAGAGCCTGACGCCCACAGTACCCAAGAAAATCCCTGGCACAAATACCAGTGCACCTGCTCAGGCCACCAAGATCTTCCATAAAGGTGATGAGCGATACTGGAACATTCTCATAAGGAAACAATTCTTATGTTGCTCGTGAACCATGATGTCTCTTGTGTATTAAGGCCAGCTGAGTCACATCCCCCCATCGACGTGTGGTGTTTGCATGTCCCCATTCAAAGTGGTCACAGAACTTCGTGGGTTCATGTGTGTAAGTTGTATATAATTTCAAGCTCAACGTGTGGTATTAGCCCCTTACAACCAATGCTTCCTCAATCCTCCTTATTCAGCGCTGCAGCCCATCCATACTGCAGAGTCTAAAAGCTCTTCGGATAGTGAAACAGGACCTGTCCAGCAGGGAacgaaagaagaaaaagagctcCAGTGATTCTCGAAGCCGCAGGAGGGTGTCACAGACTCAACTGCAGATTTCAGAAGTGAGTGTCTCTAACTCCTTCATCCCACAAGAACACAGCTGACCCAATATCCATTTAAGCACTTGATACTGAGTGATTGAGCACCCAACAATGGGTTTTGGGCTTACTCACTCCTGAGTTGAGGGTGACTGATATTTTTGGGGGACATTTTTCACTTATCAGCCTTCATCGCTATCAGCCTCCTTGATATCGGTCCCTGCAGATATTTTTTCCAATTGCACCGTCTTGCTTTAAGAATATAGCCTGCCGCTCATTTGTGCCTTTGTCCTAGTGCAAGTGAAATCTATTGCTTTttataaaacctttttttatttttatgtcattATAAGGCTTCCATTCAAAACATACAATTTAGCCTTCTGTGGTTAGGTTgggcatgtttttaaaaaaaaacagttaccaTGAGACAATTTAATGCCATTACCCAGTGCCTAAAGCAGACCGGAAACATGGATCAGCCCAGTGAGGAGGCAAGTTCGCTGCAGAACCAAGAAATGGACCAGGTAAGGTTTAAAACATTTATGCAAAACAATAGTCTGTTTTTATTAAGGCTGCATAACTGTTAATGAACCTGAGATTGTAACATTAATGAAATATAATGTTGCCTTGCTTTGATTTACCGTTTGCTAGTGTGACTGTACGCGAGCTGTTTTATACATGGTCATTGCgtggttatttatttttttaatttgcatcATGACAGACTAAATCTCATATAGCCTGCAGTCACCTCAGTCAGTCGGTCAGCTGACAGTCggtaaaaaaaactgtctttcGTCAACCCTCGCATCAGACCCTGTTGCTGCGTTTTAGATGCATCTGGGAAATCCTCATATTAATCCAGCCGGAGGAAGCCTGTTGGCAGCCCCATAATAATGATGCCCTGAAGCGTGGATTCTGGCTATGAAGTTAAATTAGTTCACAGTCTAAAATTCTGGTTACCTCTGTATTTCTCACTCTCTGGTCAGATGAACCGGAAGTACTTAAGTACTCACGGCGCCCCCAGAGGTTAAATAACTTGATAGTACTTTCTCTCCCCCGCGTGTAAAGCTGCAGAAGTGACAGCATCGGGCTACTGCCTGCATGATGAtcataaaacaaaaccaaaggGGTCACTAAtgtcaatttattttttctaatttGTTACAGATGTCTGGTCATAAAAGTGGACTGAAAAGTGCGGTTTGGGAGCACTTTATAGAACAATCACCAGGAACTGGGTTGTGCAGAGTTTGCGTCTGACAATCAGCCGTTCACCATAGTCAGTGACCTTGGATTTAGACGTCTTATGGATGTTGCTGAACCACGCTATCGTTTAAAGAGTGAGACATTTTATCGCAGTGAAGTAATGCCCTCCATCTGTAGTCAGGTGAAGGAAAAGGTCAAATCCATGCTCACTCCGAAGTTTGCTGGGAATCACTTGTCTTTCTCTACTCACTGTTGGACAGGATCAACTGCATCATTGATGAGTCTTACCTGCCATTTTATCAATGCCAAATGGGACCGGCAGCAACTTGTTTTGAATACAAAAGCCATGGATGGACCTCACACTGGAGAGTACATCAATGAGATGTTCTGGGACGTGCTGGAGGAATGGGGTGTGGATCTGGAACGTGCGACTCTTGTTCTGACAGATGCGGGGTCTAATATGATCAAAGGAATGCGTTTAGCTGAAATGGCAGATTTCAGTTGCTGTTATCGTACATTGCAGGGCGTTGTTAGTGATGGAATTGATAGTCAGACGTCAGTCATGAATGTTATTGCCATGATTGAGACCTGCGTGAAACacttttctctttctgctgtagCCAGGAGACATCTGTCTGAAATACAAAAAGACCTGAACCTTCCTAGTCATGGAATGATTCAATCCACTCCAGCTCGTTGGAATTCGACACTTCACATGTTGGCCAGAGCACTGGAGCAAAAGCGAGCACTGAGCATTTATGCTTCTGAGTATGGGGGGTTTACATCTCTCAGTGCTGACCAGTGGCTGATAGTTTCAAATCTTGTTGAAACACTTAAACCAATAGAGGAAGCAACTCTTCAAATGAGTCACTATGAGAGTTCAGTGTCATGCGTGATCCCCAGTGTTCAGGTTCTGAGGATGATTCTCAAAAATGAGGAGCTGTCCACACTTGGAATTCAGACCATGCGGCAAGTAATGGTGGAGAGCCTCAATCGAAGATATGCCAAAGTGGAGGATGTTCCATATGTGGTACTTGCCTGTTTACTGGACCCTCGATACAAGCATCATGCTTTCACTTTACCGGGCACACTTGCGAAGGCAAGAAACTGGCTAATGGAAGACATACGAGACATGAGAGAGACTTCTACTAGAGAGGTGGAAATCAATGAGCCAAAAGAAGAAATACAGGAGGAGCTAGGAGATTCAGCAGCATCAAGTTGTGCAATACGAGTGGCTCAGCCACCACTAAGAGGACTTGTTGAACAGATGTATGACACTTTacttggaaaacacacacaaactaccTCAACCACTATCACAACACTTGAGGACGAGCTTCATCACTACCTGCAAGAGCCAGTTATAAATCATCACGATGGAAATCCACTGGCTTGGTGGAAGCAAAACTTGAGTAGATTTCCTGTGCTGGCTGAGAGAGCAAGAAAGTACCTGGGCCCTCCTCCTTCATCAGTCCCCAGTGAACGAGCGCTCAGTGTGGTGGAGGCCTTTcatgaaaaaacacaaagacagcTTTTGGGAGAAAATGCAGAAACACTCAGCTTCCTTCACTGTAACTTGGTCTTCCTAAATTGGGATTATTaagtacagacacacacacacacacgtgggaCTTTCTAAAACACAACCAgacattgacatttttgttaATCATTGGTAGATTCATTCCTACTTTTCTCTCTTAATCTGTTGGCTAGGCCGGTGACTGCATTACATGTTAGGGTTATTGCAcgatttttttccaagttagtcAACATTTCTCTGTTCAACTTAGCAATAAAACCATTCTGTATAAGAATGTatactgtgtattttttttctcatggaaGGTTTGCAAACAAATTAATATCTGCACTGTCATTTTTTAGTAACAAAGCCAAATCTGATATCGGCTTAATATCGGTTATCGGCTTTCCTAAGCCACCAGATATTAATATTGGTATCGTCCCAAAAAAAGTATATTGGTTGACTCCTACTTCTGACCTTTAATGTACCCTCTCTTTTGTCTCTTGCAGTCCAGCGTGTCCCCTGTTCTCAAGTCTGTCAAGATACCTGATGCAGCCCCTTCAGAACCAGTGATTGGTGCAGACCCAGGCTCTCCCATACATCTCCTCGAAGACTTGCACGATCTCCCTCCCCTGCCTGAAGGCAAACTCGTAGCCACAGTGGACGATTTTTATTACAATGCTAATGGTGGCCCAACAACTGATGTTCAATCGCAGTACAAAGGAACATACAAGTGCATCCTCTGTTTCCAAAGGTTGTCCAGCAACATTGAGTGAGTCACGCATTAACTTTGTGTACTTCATAGTTAATTgatcagatttttaaaaaatgttctcaGGATTTAGTGATCACTAGATCAGTGTCTCTATCATTCCTAATAAAATGTTATCAAAGGTAAGCTTATTTCAAAAGTGTGTATTAAGCTGTTTGTAGACCTTACGGTTCCCTTGGTGCCCTGGTGTCGGCTCGTAGTTTTAAATAGGTGGGGGACGCCTGAACTGAAGCTTCCATCTGATGGAGGTTAGATGAGAATATTGGATTAATCTAATATTAAAGATGGAAACTACAGTAACATTATAATGAATTATTTCCCCGTTTCCCATAGCTACTAATATAATACGTCCCATTATGCAAGTCCCTGTACAGAGGAgaacctttttttaaatacagttatTCATGATGGAGGCAATTtgattaagttttttttttattgtccatGTAATTGTGTTAAGTGTGGGGAATGctgaagaaaacacttcttttgTGTCTTTGGTTGCAGGCTAATGTCTCATATGAAAACACATGCCACCGGGTCGTCATTATCAAAAGCTGTTCCATCGTGTCCTCACTGTTTGCGGTTATTTAAGACACCATTCAAGTTACAGTGTCATCTGAAGGACGTTCACTGGAACCATCCGAACCCAGGTTTGTCTTCTCTCATagtatatgatcatttcatgtttgttttgtttttatttggtttaaGAATCTTTTCAAGTTTCATGTCATGTTATCCACCAAAACCAGAAATAGACACTTCTTCAGCCACGTGTTACCAAAAAGGTTTCAGTAATGAAGTGATGTTTTTACTTGTTTGACATGGAAAAAGTGTATTAACAGAAGGTTATTTTCTCCTCAGTGAAGTGTAAGATCTGTGAACTGGTGTTTGACAGTGAACAAAAATTCCTGGTTCACATGAAGAACACACATGAACCAGGAGAGATGCCCTACATCTGCCAGGTCTCCTAACTCACATGTGATGGTAAATCTGATGGTTCCTATGTCTCTAACTTTTTTATTGTATGGTTTGCTGCAGGTGTGTAACTTCAGGTCATCGTTCTTCTCAGATGTCTGGTTCCATTTCGAAGAGTTTCACGCCAAGACCAAGCACCTGCTGTGTCAGTACTGTCTGAGAGTCCTGCACAATGGCTCCTGCTACCAGCGGCACTTCATCAGACACCAGGTACAAACTCCAAAATCACTCTTCTTGATGGGAAGTACTGGGACTAATATAGATGTGTTTGAAACTGTATCAATGATGCAAGGCTTtttatgatttctttttttctcttagtTTAATGACTATGAATATGACCTTTATGCTATGCTTTCATGCACACACTATCTTCATCAACATAAGGTGGTGTGTTCAAAGAAGTtgtaatttttttgttgtgcattcAAGTAAGAGGTTGTTGGTCTCTTTTAATGTAGTTTGAATTTGGCTTTCCAGTTTAAGGTCAAACCAGGTTAGTTCTAAGTTGCATTTTACTTAAGCTATCAATGTATGGAAGCTTTGTGTTAAAATCTATTTGCTTTGCATTTGGGTGTGTTATGTTTACTTcgaaatgtaatatttttggTTTGTTAATCTCCAGAAAAAAGCCCTGTTGAGCTGCGATCAGTGTCGTCTTCACTTCCTCTACGTGAAGGACAGGAGTGCTCACAAACTGGTTCACCACAGCACCCATGTCAAACCCACCCATTTGGCCAGACTCAGACCAGGAACAAAGGTATGTGCATACATGAGCTAGACCGGAGACCTGCCTGTGACATGAGGAAAACAATGGTTGTGGAGTTCACACAGAAAATGAGACGACATCATCAAACCCATTTCTTTGAATTGGGGATTATTTGTGGTTTGAAACTGAATGACAATATATTGAATGCATCTCTATGTGCAGGTGAGTGTCAGGGTGTACTCCAGGGAGGCAGGAACGGTCAAGTCAGTCCaggatcagtcagaggtcggtgTCAAACAAAATCTTACTAAATCAAAACCAGTGAGTCAATGTCATATTTCTCTAACTTCtcttcttttgtttcattttagggCATTTATGTAGAGGAAAAAGTGTCCATCCCAGAAGATACAAAGAGCAATAAAGAATGCCAGCTAAAATGTCTTCCGTTCAACGTGGAGATGGAAAGGTAAAATGACCCCCCCCATATCTCCCTTCCATCTTGCTCGGCAACATTTCCCATATCTATCCCCTTTAGCCATGGCTTCTCTCAGTATGTTATTGAGGCTGGCCTTAATACAGGCTATTCTTCATTCACCGCATAATGATATTGGTGAATTAGGGTGGACTATCATGGCTCAACCATGATGTTCTTTTGTATTCCAGTTCTGTCAGGAAGGATGCCGTCATATACAGCTAGATATGAAGCCATTGAGAGAAATACAGTGGTGAACTGGAAGAAGCCATTTAAAGAGTGTGTCCAGTTAGCTGAACAATCTCTATTTCTTTATCTCCTCGTTTAGCGACAATGACTTGGGTCCACCTCATTGCTGTGTCGAGTGTCTGAACAGTATTCAGGACTTCAACTCTCATTTCCCATCAGTGGTCCGCTGCTCGTTGTGCAGCTTCAGTACATGCTGCTCCAGAGCATACGCTAACCACATGATAAAGTAAGTGTTCCCCAGGAGTCTGACATCAGAGGCTGGTGATGGTGGTGCACTGACATGGTGCTCTTGTTGTGTCAATGCAGCAACCATACCAACACCAAAAGAAGGTCTCAGTACTGCACCATATTCCAGTCCCCACCGAGGTACGTGAATTTGTCCTGCCCTTCACTATTCCAGTGTTCATTTAAATCAGCAAACCTATAAGTTGTGTATGTTTTTTAGGCTTAGAAAAAAGTTGTCATGTGGAATTTGCTCTTTTCAATCCTGGAGAGGCGATGTGATGGCAAACCACCTGCTGGAGGAACAGGAGCACTACTGCGTGACAACCTCAGGTAACGCACTGAAGCAGACAGTTCACCAGTACCTGGAAATCCAGTGTGTTTTCTCAGTAGAGAATACTGACAATATGGCTCATCATGGCGTGAAACCAAGAGAATTGAGTTGCCACCAGATCAGCTCTGGCTGTGCATCTTTAGTGGAGCTGAAAAACAGATGAGAGGAGGCTTGAGTGtggcattaaaataaaacatcagttAATTTGAATGctttatgtttttaatatttattttaattgattttAGTTTGAGTCTATCTTTTTGAATATAGTAGGCATAAGACAAgagatttttctctttttttccaacatAAAAGCAGAGAACCAGATGTCTGTTTCAGTGAACTGAGGAAATCCTCAACCAACAGATGGCAGCCATAGCTCCTGATTGCTGCACTCTCTAACTGCAGCGTCCTCAAGGAGTAAAGTATAACTGATTATTTGAGCTGGTTGTTTTCAACATATGTGGAGAAGTGTCGCGGAAtgaatgtgtaaataaatgCCATCCCGTACAGTGAAATGAAAGCTCTCAGGACCCATAGACCAGTCTTGATTAAATTATTTCTTGTCTGAAACTGAATTTTTATGAACCACCGCAGGGGAAAAAATTAGATGGGGAAAGATGCATTTTCAAGTGGACcaggtttgtttgtgttaaCACATAAAAATGCTTCACTTTTCCATAAAAGCGTTCATGAAAATGATTCACTTTTCAGAGTGGAGTGTTGATGAGCAACAGAAGCTGACTGAAACGGAGGGTCACCTGGCTGCCAGGTAAATCGCTATCTTCACTGATAAAGGAGCCACATTTCTCATAGTAAACCAACTTATTGTACTTATTTTTATCAAACTATAGGAAACGAACATGCCACTGCCATAATAAAACATGTGCTTCCTTGATTTCGGACGAGTTGATTCATACCTCTCCCGTTTTTGTGCACACACTCAATCGCTCTGGCAAGCGCCACTATTtagttagcatttagcattgctAGGGCTTTCATTAGAATCCAAAACTTGGTGACGTTAGAAACGACCAGCCATCTCTCACTCTCACGTCCATCAATAGACTACCAGTACTCGAGTGGAGTTGAGGAAGCATCAGGTTTTGCCGTCGTGTTTCGCAGATTTCCATCTCACCCCAAACTGCAGAAAGTTTGGTTAGCTGCCTTGAACATGGATGCAACAACACTTGTGAAGATTCTGAAGAAATGGCGGGTTTACTCCAAACACTGAGCAACGATGTGTAATGTTAGCGTCTCCAAATGGGATTCTCTGTAACACAAGCCGTGCCTTGACTAAGTGTTCATTTTAGTATCACTGAGAAATCTCTTTTCACCATGGAGATCTGCTCACAACTTGCCCCTCCCCTCTGCTCATGCAGTTGAGAAAATGGGAGCTACGAGAAAAGTGTCCTTGAGCAACGGATAAAAGTTCCCAAAAGACAATCAGTGTCATGGACATATTTCGGATTCCAAAAAGGTCATGTCATTCTTCAGTGCCTCGAGAAATGATTTTGGTTCATGAGGTCAAAGCGACAACCCAAATACACTTCATTGGACAATTGATCATTCAAGATGAATCCTGAAAATCGCATGATCGAATGCACGCAGGAAGACGAGAGAGAGATATGTGTCCACGTCTCAGATCAGGGAAGATCATATTTCATCATGGAATGGCAGCAACGTGACTCTGGGAAAATGCGTGCAGACATCATTCACCTTTCTTTATGAAAGATCAAATGGTGCATGGTCTTATTTCTCACATGGATTACAGCTTAAAATGTATGTGGTTGAAACAAGCTCTGATTTACCCTGGTGTGATCTCGTCCACTGCCAGGGTTTGTTGGTCTTTTTAAAGGCATCAAGTATCACACAATCTGGCCCTCCTTGTGTGACCACTCTGCTTCAGTCGAAATTGAAAACTCAGTCTTCATATGTGAGAAGGTTGaattcttcttttattatgGAAATGCGTTTCTCCATCAGCACTGACAAGTCACCGTGTCGAGGTTCCTTCGTTCCCATTGAACTGGTTTCTCCTGATCAGACATCCTCTGAGCTGTCAGTTACCATCCGCTCATCCCTGTCCTTCACCTGCCGCCCCGCCATGACCATCAAGTTCAGAGACGTTCAGAAGCCTTGGAGCATCCAGGTGCGTTCACCTCATCACGTGGGACAACATGGACGCCATGCTGGTGTTGACTTCAGTGCTGGTCTTTCCACAGAGAAACGTTGCTGACACTCCTCCTTCCGCTCCCAACATTCAGCTGAGGTATCGCGAATCTGTGCTGCTCTTCTCACTCCTTAACGGCGTCCCTCGGGCGGCCCGTCTCTTTAATCGGCGTCCGGTTGAGATCTGGGAATGGACTTccgagaggaagaagaagttgGCTTCATGTGAGTGGCAGTGGAACTCGGAGAAGCTGGTGGTGTGGCTTCTGAGTCGgtgggagcagcagctgcatgtCAGCCAAAACCTGCTCCTGGATGAGGCCATGAAGATTCTAGGGGAGAGCAATGTCATGATTGATCGCTTCAGTTGGGCGGTGGACTTCTTGCTGTACCATCGCTTCCATCTCCACAACAACAGAAAGTGCCTCTTGCCCCAAAACGTCCGCAATCAGGGTCAAAATTTAGTTCGGTCTCTTTGTGCAAAGGTCAGAACCAGCTCGAACCTCCCAGTGTTTTTATTGCTCACCCTCAGTTTAATCAGTGCAACTGTGTTCCGTGGCAGGTCCAGAAAGGTGATCTGACTCCCCGCTCCGTGGGCTTCATGGATGAACTCCCCATCTTCATCCACATGGAAGGCTGGACCTGCAGCCTGTCCAACTTCCACTTGTTGGGGCTGCCCGGAGAGTTGCCTCTGTTTGAGGTCGTGGTGTCCGGACTGGCCGACGGGACCTTTCTCACACCGCTGCTTTTGTTCAAAGGCAAACACAATGTTCTTCCTGAAGGGTTCCCCAGCAATGTCTTTCTGCAAGCTCAGCCTCAGGGATTCATGGACGAGGACCGCCTCAGCCTCTGGACCGACAAGGTAGGCTTGTCCTCCGCTCCGAGTGATTCCACTCCTCAACTTTCCTGTGTCCCTCTGCAGGTGTGGCGACGTCATGCAGAAGCCAACCCTCAGTCTCTGCTCTTACTGGACGTTCACTACGGTCACCTGATGGGCAAATTCCACAGCAGACTGTCTGACATGTCGACAGAGTTGGTCTTCCTCCCTCCGTCCTGCAGCTCCCTGGTGCAGCCCCTGGATGTCTGTGTGATGCCAGTGCTCCGTCACTTTCTGCAGGTGCCACCTGTGATGATGGTCTACCATGCAGTTGTCCCTTTGGTTCTGATCACCGCTTCTTTCAGGCCCGTTGGACTCAGTTGGAGTCTCAGGGGGGACTTGAGAGTCTCAGCCTGGACCAGCTGGCTCAGACCATGACATGCTGGCTCAGCGAAGTCACGTCGATCCTCCGAGCACAGACGCACTTCCTATCCAGGTCGGTTTTCCCATATTTTCCATGATGATGGTTTTAATTTTGAACGGTTGTGGCTCATGCAGTGGCACTCACTAGTTAGTCTGTTTACGTGTGCGACGTGGGGACTCTAGAGTCTCCTCCCTGGGATTTTCAAGACCCCTAAGCTGATTTGTAGCAGTGGGGCAGAGGCTGCTTTTGAAGCCCTGTTATGATAGAAACGTGGGTTATATAAGACACGGATGTGGTCATCTTCACAACACCGCCATCAGAGTAGGAACTTTTAGCATTGGTGCTGACTCTCTGGAGACATTGTTGTTACCACCCTCACCTCGTCACACAGCTGCAGACACCCGTGCTGCGGTCTGAGTCCAGACGCGCTGTGTGCTTGTTGGAGATGCAAATAAATGAGTGTAAATGAGTGTctgcataagaacaatcgctgTAGCTGCAGCAGTGGATAAATTAAGCGCCCCTTTTTGTCCTCTTCAAGGTGTTGCAGCCAAGACTCAAACCAAACTGATGACAAAATACAGAAGCATGACTTCATTCATGTagacttggtcttggtctcgccccagTCTCTGAAACTTTTGGTTCTGGACTTGGTCTCGGGTCAGTTAGTCTCAACGACAACACTACATTCACAGTCCCGCCCATGAACTTCCACCTCATGGggacgaataaaaaaatatgtacgTGAGTCAATGCTGAGATGAAAGATATTTTctagcttgaaatatgccatagatctcacatatgatgtctgAGAATTTCaaagatacattctaatgcCACAAGAGCAGTGCTTTTCCACCAGCACcaaagttactttaggttttggGTGATATGGAGTATTGAACTACAGAGCTCTGCGCAGCAGGCGGGACAAGCTCTAGTGAGTCACGGTAAGTGTTtgatgtcagctaatgtttatataatagtttagtacctttagcatctgccttagcaCCAGAGCAGTtggattctgctgtgatgtcatacaTGCCACGCTTGATTTGTAGTCCCAATAATTACGTGTTTTCATATGCAAATAAATTATACAGTTTGCAATCGCACCGTTTTAACAGTGGGGGGAGCCAGAAACAAGCGTTTTCGGTTTTGCTTGAAGTGAGTCAAGTCTGGTCAGTCAGTGGTTTAGTTGGTAACCGTATCCTGTCTGCTGTTCTGATGATGTGACGTGGTCTGGTTCTCTCTCTCGCAGGTCGTTTGCTGAGGTGTGTCAGCTGCAGCCCGACACTGACTCGGAGGAGGTTGCCCAGCTGCTCCAGACTCTGACAGACACTCTGTGTCAGGAAACGGCTTCAGCTGCAGGTCCAGCTGGTGGTGATGCAGCCGCCCTGCGCTAGTCCGTGCAGTTGCTCTGGATGTGTTCCTGAATGCCACATTGGTTTGATAGTCCAGCTACAGTTAGGCTCAGTGAGACTAATAAACTGGTTTTGTAATAAAAGCAACAACTATGTCGGCTTGCGTTTGTAGTGGAAGGGAGTCCTCGGTTTGGACCCCGGCTGACTGGGATGAGTGTCGGAGCGTGACGGAAATGTGACAACGGGAGGctccacgctgctgctgctgactgtcGCACACAGCAGCGTGTGTCCAGGGCCTCGGGCCATCGGTCGTATTTCTGGTTCTGGTGTCAGCGTGTGAGCGACAGGTGTCAATGTGATCCGAGCAAAGCGACAGGTCTGGTTGAGACTCACTGGAGTCCAGCAGGAAGGTCTGATCTGTCTGCACGGAAACAGCAGAATTTCCCTCCAAATGTTTCTGTTATAGCCGTACATTCGATCGTCATCTGGGTGAGTTGGCTGAGCTGATTTTTCACAATAGCGAAGTCTGATCTCACTGATGAAGGTCATCAACTGACCCTCTTTAATATACTTTTTTCTCAACTTAATCTCACCATGTTGCAGATGAAAGTCATGCGTCACTACTGTTCCCAGTAGTTTGGCATTATCTTCTTAAAGGGCCAGCGCTCGGTGCCGGcggtgtgtcatgtgacttaggTGTGTTTGATGTGGCACCTTCAGAGAGTCTGCTCCGGGCTGATAACACTTGGGTTCGGAATGACTTTTCATTTCAGATCGCCGGTTGAAGGTCAGGAGAAACATCTGCAGAGaaacaggcttttattttgtgctttgGTCCTGCGTAGACCTGAAGGGACGGATTCTAAAGGTTAGGTGTCATAGACTCTCACGACACTTAAATTCATCGTCACCACCATCTTGGAAACTGCTGAAGCAGATGCCTTGTTGAGACTAACCTTGACTAACCTTCACTCACCTTAGTTTGGCCTTGgtcagcagatggcgctgtagTCTGAGGTCGCCACTCGGTGTAGTGATATGAGGAAACCAATTGTACAGGTGGAACCTTCACAACTGGTTTACTTCCACCTGATGGAGCGTGGTGGCTCGAGGTCCATCTCAGCTACAAGGCGT
This window contains:
- the pogza gene encoding pogo transposable element with ZNF domain isoform X3; the encoded protein is MGEEELSDFKEVRTIRLPCQPVDINHARTFPVQLPGMPLGFTINGQMVQLHAGGTTEFKLNSNPPGSATGFTNVQYINKNVIINEETPEEEMVPVISGVFSGQAAKKVLNDLDLNVNTQKSLTPTVPKKIPGTNTSAPAQATKIFHKGQLSHIPPSTCGVCMSPFKVVTELRGFMCRCSPSILQSLKALRIVKQDLSSRERKKKKSSSDSRSRRRVSQTQLQISECLKQTGNMDQPSEEASSLQNQEMDQSSVSPVLKSVKIPDAAPSEPVIGADPGSPIHLLEDLHDLPPLPEGKLVATVDDFYYNANGGPTTDVQSQYKGTYKCILCFQRLSSNIELMSHMKTHATGSSLSKAVPSCPHCLRLFKTPFKLQCHLKDVHWNHPNPVKCKICELVFDSEQKFLVHMKNTHEPGEMPYICQVCNFRSSFFSDVWFHFEEFHAKTKHLLCQYCLRVLHNGSCYQRHFIRHQKKALLSCDQCRLHFLYVKDRSAHKLVHHSTHVKPTHLARLRPGTKVSVRVYSREAGTVKSVQDQSEGIYVEEKVSIPEDTKSNKECQLKCLPFNVEMESDNDLGPPHCCVECLNSIQDFNSHFPSVVRCSLCSFSTCCSRAYANHMINNHTNTKRRSQYCTIFQSPPRLRKKLSCGICSFQSWRGDVMANHLLEEQEHYCVTTSEWSVDEQQKLTETEGHLAASTDKSPCRGSFVPIELVSPDQTSSELSVTIRSSLSFTCRPAMTIKFRDVQKPWSIQRNVADTPPSAPNIQLRYRESVLLFSLLNGVPRAARLFNRRPVEIWEWTSERKKKLASCEWQWNSEKLVVWLLSRWEQQLHVSQNLLLDEAMKILGESNVMIDRFSWAVDFLLYHRFHLHNNRKCLLPQNVRNQGQNLVRSLCAKVQKGDLTPRSVGFMDELPIFIHMEGWTCSLSNFHLLGLPGELPLFEVVVSGLADGTFLTPLLLFKGKHNVLPEGFPSNVFLQAQPQGFMDEDRLSLWTDKVWRRHAEANPQSLLLLDVHYGHLMGKFHSRLSDMSTELVFLPPSCSSLVQPLDVCVMPVLRHFLQARWTQLESQGGLESLSLDQLAQTMTCWLSEVTSILRAQTHFLSRSFAEVCQLQPDTDSEEVAQLLQTLTDTLCQETASAAGPAGGDAAALR
- the pogza gene encoding pogo transposable element with ZNF domain isoform X1 produces the protein MDVAEPRYRLKSETFYRSEVMPSICSQVKEKVKSMLTPKFAGNHLSFSTHCWTGSTASLMSLTCHFINAKWDRQQLVLNTKAMDGPHTGEYINEMFWDVLEEWGVDLERATLVLTDAGSNMIKGMRLAEMADFSCCYRTLQGVVSDGIDSQTSVMNVIAMIETCVKHFSLSAVARRHLSEIQKDLNLPSHGMIQSTPARWNSTLHMLARALEQKRALSIYASEYGGFTSLSADQWLIVSNLVETLKPIEEATLQMSHYESSVSCVIPSVQVLRMILKNEELSTLGIQTMRQVMVESLNRRYAKVEDVPYVSSVSPVLKSVKIPDAAPSEPVIGADPGSPIHLLEDLHDLPPLPEGKLVATVDDFYYNANGGPTTDVQSQYKGTYKCILCFQRLSSNIELMSHMKTHATGSSLSKAVPSCPHCLRLFKTPFKLQCHLKDVHWNHPNPVKCKICELVFDSEQKFLVHMKNTHEPGEMPYICQVCNFRSSFFSDVWFHFEEFHAKTKHLLCQYCLRVLHNGSCYQRHFIRHQKKALLSCDQCRLHFLYVKDRSAHKLVHHSTHVKPTHLARLRPGTKVSVRVYSREAGTVKSVQDQSEGIYVEEKVSIPEDTKSNKECQLKCLPFNVEMESDNDLGPPHCCVECLNSIQDFNSHFPSVVRCSLCSFSTCCSRAYANHMINNHTNTKRRSQYCTIFQSPPRLRKKLSCGICSFQSWRGDVMANHLLEEQEHYCVTTSEWSVDEQQKLTETEGHLAASTDKSPCRGSFVPIELVSPDQTSSELSVTIRSSLSFTCRPAMTIKFRDVQKPWSIQRNVADTPPSAPNIQLRYRESVLLFSLLNGVPRAARLFNRRPVEIWEWTSERKKKLASCEWQWNSEKLVVWLLSRWEQQLHVSQNLLLDEAMKILGESNVMIDRFSWAVDFLLYHRFHLHNNRKCLLPQNVRNQGQNLVRSLCAKVQKGDLTPRSVGFMDELPIFIHMEGWTCSLSNFHLLGLPGELPLFEVVVSGLADGTFLTPLLLFKGKHNVLPEGFPSNVFLQAQPQGFMDEDRLSLWTDKVWRRHAEANPQSLLLLDVHYGHLMGKFHSRLSDMSTELVFLPPSCSSLVQPLDVCVMPVLRHFLQARWTQLESQGGLESLSLDQLAQTMTCWLSEVTSILRAQTHFLSRSFAEVCQLQPDTDSEEVAQLLQTLTDTLCQETASAAGPAGGDAAALR